The Polypterus senegalus isolate Bchr_013 chromosome 9, ASM1683550v1, whole genome shotgun sequence genome includes a window with the following:
- the si:ch1073-90m23.1 gene encoding rap1 GTPase-activating protein 1 isoform X1 yields the protein MTTMKKEEPITELDQLNRLQDTKIHQVNVNSQLRECRAMERKRDQEKPFTRKRSFTFGAYGGEDKFFACTGYPSKTDGTHRITDILDSASQDMNTLHSGSVYHKTADLFEMIEKMQGSRLDEQRCVFPPPHKTQEKISIYTRIQELIKQGKPIPLILVPPSGGYRMEESRYISAEEWSNPDDLILESKCSSTPATVLLERDPVARIYRQHFFGKDHQNFYGTDSTQGNVVLSVRQDEGDLGCLRLILRMKSGSLHRIFSSMGPTEFPSICQLAKLLCEDLNVEHFYPVVYPKASQLILSFDEHLLSDHFKFGVLFQREGQLTEEAILSNREETLEFAEFLSVLGQTVPLSGYTGFRGGLDVCYGQTGVETVVTRFAGKEIMFHVATKLPFTEGDPQQLQRKRHIGNDIVSVVFQEGQTPFTPDAIASNFLHAFLVVRRRREEKPVTYEVSVVTRDDVPEFGPPLPRPPIFTKRALLREFLLTKLINAEIACYQAEKFKRLEERTRGALLDALHRELISRSQIMLRSASPVSDGECMENEATTPGGFLENFKRAIRVRSQSLDTSGPGGKKQIGGSPQKHRLSRDSMPRFSTTLGAKDSTSEERGSEVTSHGFSNGPVGTLTPSPSNENNETAGRVDAHSNEEEG from the exons ATGACAACAATGAAGAAGGAGGAGCCTATAACTGAACTAGACCAACTTAATCGATTGCAGGACACAAAGATTCACCAGGTTAACGTAAATTCACAGCTCAGAGAATGCAGAGCAATGGAGAGAAAGAGGGACCAGGAGAAACCTTTTACTCGGAAGCGCAGCTTCACTTTTGGGGCATACGGGGG AGAAGATAAATTTTTTGCCTGCACAGGATACCCAAG TAAAACTGATGGTACTCACAGAATTACAGATATACTGGACTCCGCATCGCAGGACATGAATACACTGCACAGTGGGTCAGTGTATCATAAG acAGCTGACCTCTTTGAAATGATTGAAAAAATGCAG gGCAGCAGATTGGATGAGCAGAGATGTGTTTTCCCTCCTCCACATAag ACTCAAGAAAAAATCAGCATATATACACGGATTCAGGAG CTTATTAAGCAGGGAAAACCCATTCCATTAATTCTTGTTCCCCCTTCTGGGGGCTATCGGATGGAAGAATCACGCTATATATCAGCTGAGGAATGGAGCAACCCAGATGATCTCATCTTGGAAAGCAAATGCTCATCCACCCCTGCAACTGTCCTGCTGGAGCGAGACCCAGTGGCTCGAATTTACCGACAACATTTCTTTGGGAAA GATCATCAGAATTTCTATGGTACTGATAGTACCCAAGGAAATGTTGTTCTGTCAGTTCGTCAAGATGAAGGTGACCTGGGCTGTCTGCGACTTATACTGAG GATGAAGAGTGGCTCACTTCATCGTATTTTCTCCAGCATGGGTCCAACTGAGTTCCCCAGCATCTGTCAACTTGCCAAG CTCTTGTGTGAAGATTTGAATGTGGAGCATTTCTATCCAGTTGTTTACCCTAAG GCCTCCCAGCTGATCCTATCCTTTGATGAACATCTGCTTAGTGACCACTTCAAATTTGGAGTCTTGTTTCAGAGGGAAGGACAG CTAACAGAAGAAGCCATATTGAGCAACCGTGAGGAAACTCTTGAATTTGCTGAATTCTTGTCTGTGCTTGGTCAAACAGTGCCTCTTAGTGGCTATACAGG ATTTAGGGGTGGACTGGATGTTTGTTATGGTCAGACTGGGGTTGAAACCGTGGTCACCAGGTTTGCTGGAAAAGAAATAATGTTCCATGTTGCCACAAAGTTGCCATTCACAGAAGGGGACCCCCAACAG CTTCAAAGAAAACGTCACATTGGAAATGATATTGTATCAGTGGTCTTCCAGGAAGGTCAAACTCCCTTCACTCCTGATGCCATTGCCTCAAATTTCCTGCATGCATTTCTGGTTGTTAGAAGAAGAAGGGAGGAGAAGCCAGTTACTTATGAG GTGTCTGTTGTTACCAGAGATGATGTTCCTGAGTTTGGCCCTCCTCTTCCAAGACCGCCTATCTTTACAAAG AGAGCTTTACTGCGTGAATTCCTCCTCACCAAGCTGATCAACGCAGAGATAGCCTGCTACCAAGCTGAGAAGTTCAAGAGACTGGAG GAGCGAACTCGGGGAGCTCTTCTGGATGCCCTGCATCGGGAACTCATCAGCCGCTCCCAAATCATGCTGAGATCAGCATCTCCAGTGTCAGATGGGGAATGCATGGAGAATGAGGCCACCACACCAGGAGGTTTCCTggaaaattttaaa CGTGCAATCCGGGTTCGTAGTCAGTCTCTTGATACCAGTGGGCCTGGTGGGAAAAAACAAATTGGAGGATCACCTCAGAAACATAGACTGTCAAGAGACAGT ATGCCACGTTTCTCAACTACTTTGGGGGCAAAAGACAGCACAAGTGAAGAAAGAGGCAG tgaAGTGACCAGTCATGGATTTAGTAACGGCCCAGTTGGTACTCTCACTCCTTCACCCTCAAATGAAAACAATGAGACAGCTGGCAGAGTTGATGCTCACAGTAATGAAGAGGAAGGATAG
- the si:ch1073-90m23.1 gene encoding rap1 GTPase-activating protein 1 isoform X2: MNTLHSGSVYHKTADLFEMIEKMQGSRLDEQRCVFPPPHKTQEKISIYTRIQELIKQGKPIPLILVPPSGGYRMEESRYISAEEWSNPDDLILESKCSSTPATVLLERDPVARIYRQHFFGKDHQNFYGTDSTQGNVVLSVRQDEGDLGCLRLILRMKSGSLHRIFSSMGPTEFPSICQLAKLLCEDLNVEHFYPVVYPKASQLILSFDEHLLSDHFKFGVLFQREGQLTEEAILSNREETLEFAEFLSVLGQTVPLSGYTGFRGGLDVCYGQTGVETVVTRFAGKEIMFHVATKLPFTEGDPQQLQRKRHIGNDIVSVVFQEGQTPFTPDAIASNFLHAFLVVRRRREEKPVTYEVSVVTRDDVPEFGPPLPRPPIFTKRALLREFLLTKLINAEIACYQAEKFKRLEERTRGALLDALHRELISRSQIMLRSASPVSDGECMENEATTPGGFLENFKRAIRVRSQSLDTSGPGGKKQIGGSPQKHRLSRDSMPRFSTTLGAKDSTSEERGSEVTSHGFSNGPVGTLTPSPSNENNETAGRVDAHSNEEEG, encoded by the exons ATGAATACACTGCACAGTGGGTCAGTGTATCATAAG acAGCTGACCTCTTTGAAATGATTGAAAAAATGCAG gGCAGCAGATTGGATGAGCAGAGATGTGTTTTCCCTCCTCCACATAag ACTCAAGAAAAAATCAGCATATATACACGGATTCAGGAG CTTATTAAGCAGGGAAAACCCATTCCATTAATTCTTGTTCCCCCTTCTGGGGGCTATCGGATGGAAGAATCACGCTATATATCAGCTGAGGAATGGAGCAACCCAGATGATCTCATCTTGGAAAGCAAATGCTCATCCACCCCTGCAACTGTCCTGCTGGAGCGAGACCCAGTGGCTCGAATTTACCGACAACATTTCTTTGGGAAA GATCATCAGAATTTCTATGGTACTGATAGTACCCAAGGAAATGTTGTTCTGTCAGTTCGTCAAGATGAAGGTGACCTGGGCTGTCTGCGACTTATACTGAG GATGAAGAGTGGCTCACTTCATCGTATTTTCTCCAGCATGGGTCCAACTGAGTTCCCCAGCATCTGTCAACTTGCCAAG CTCTTGTGTGAAGATTTGAATGTGGAGCATTTCTATCCAGTTGTTTACCCTAAG GCCTCCCAGCTGATCCTATCCTTTGATGAACATCTGCTTAGTGACCACTTCAAATTTGGAGTCTTGTTTCAGAGGGAAGGACAG CTAACAGAAGAAGCCATATTGAGCAACCGTGAGGAAACTCTTGAATTTGCTGAATTCTTGTCTGTGCTTGGTCAAACAGTGCCTCTTAGTGGCTATACAGG ATTTAGGGGTGGACTGGATGTTTGTTATGGTCAGACTGGGGTTGAAACCGTGGTCACCAGGTTTGCTGGAAAAGAAATAATGTTCCATGTTGCCACAAAGTTGCCATTCACAGAAGGGGACCCCCAACAG CTTCAAAGAAAACGTCACATTGGAAATGATATTGTATCAGTGGTCTTCCAGGAAGGTCAAACTCCCTTCACTCCTGATGCCATTGCCTCAAATTTCCTGCATGCATTTCTGGTTGTTAGAAGAAGAAGGGAGGAGAAGCCAGTTACTTATGAG GTGTCTGTTGTTACCAGAGATGATGTTCCTGAGTTTGGCCCTCCTCTTCCAAGACCGCCTATCTTTACAAAG AGAGCTTTACTGCGTGAATTCCTCCTCACCAAGCTGATCAACGCAGAGATAGCCTGCTACCAAGCTGAGAAGTTCAAGAGACTGGAG GAGCGAACTCGGGGAGCTCTTCTGGATGCCCTGCATCGGGAACTCATCAGCCGCTCCCAAATCATGCTGAGATCAGCATCTCCAGTGTCAGATGGGGAATGCATGGAGAATGAGGCCACCACACCAGGAGGTTTCCTggaaaattttaaa CGTGCAATCCGGGTTCGTAGTCAGTCTCTTGATACCAGTGGGCCTGGTGGGAAAAAACAAATTGGAGGATCACCTCAGAAACATAGACTGTCAAGAGACAGT ATGCCACGTTTCTCAACTACTTTGGGGGCAAAAGACAGCACAAGTGAAGAAAGAGGCAG tgaAGTGACCAGTCATGGATTTAGTAACGGCCCAGTTGGTACTCTCACTCCTTCACCCTCAAATGAAAACAATGAGACAGCTGGCAGAGTTGATGCTCACAGTAATGAAGAGGAAGGATAG